The Mangrovibacillus cuniculi sequence ACACGGAGATCTTCCTCTGTCAACTTACCTTCTCCACGCTTCACTACGTAAACTTCTACAGACTTCTTACCCCATTCTGCATACACTTCTTCCACTGTATCAAAATATAAATCAATCTTATTGCCCTTGATAGCTCCACCTTTGTCCGCTACCACGCCAAACCCATAGTCTGGTATGTAAAGGATTGTTCCCAAAGGAAATACGGATAAGTCAGCCGCAACAGTTGAATAGAGATCTCTTTTTACCTTTACGCCTGAATACGTAATGCCGTAAGAAGGATGGCCAACTGTCTTCCCTGTAGATTCAATTCCCGCAGTATATCCTGTTGCAGTTACTGTTTGGCTCGGATACTGGTCCCAATTTTGCTCCTCTAGAGTTGGGATTCTAGCTGCTGTCTCCACACTTGAAGAAATGAGTGTACCTGTGCTAACAAAAGATTGTAAACTCTTCATCGCAGAACGGAACATACGGAACGGTTTTTCCGATTCTTCTTTATCTCCATCATAGGCACTAGTTGTCTTTATCGGCATTGCTTTAACTCCAGAGATACTCTCAAAAGTAGAGAAACAAGCTAAAATTACT is a genomic window containing:
- a CDS encoding 3D domain-containing protein, which gives rise to MRIMCKRIVMTMLVILACFSTFESISGVKAMPIKTTSAYDGDKEESEKPFRMFRSAMKSLQSFVSTGTLISSSVETAARIPTLEEQNWDQYPSQTVTATGYTAGIESTGKTVGHPSYGITYSGVKVKRDLYSTVAADLSVFPLGTILYIPDYGFGVVADKGGAIKGNKIDLYFDTVEEVYAEWGKKSVEVYVVKRGEGKLTEEDLRVLNENESMQVFRQQIKKKKDL